A stretch of Clostridium formicaceticum DNA encodes these proteins:
- a CDS encoding S-layer homology domain-containing protein produces the protein MRKENVFQSNKSRLFRSISFILMFLLLFNGQVLANSDISPTSTTASETVAETVYGEDIIDSGVNMLGAAQDNLERISRHLSLRVEGIGGNIFSGEVEVETIGSIPTALDALSQALSNARIAYEIKEGTYGLYIESINGEISGMLGGYDGWMFLVNNETAAVGAGEYIIQGGEEIVFYYGMFPPDTLIPIVSIEPANPQVGQEIRVKVTSSYEDYSNWPDVEIKLMAVEGAKVVFKDKVYFTDDAGEAVIPAIDVTTTGSYSIRVSKDVANSYPLLVRTGDIPITVGEGSSVPQVNKTALTNAIGEAEKLISNAVVGENPGNYPQAAVNQLQTVLNHATTVINSETITQAEVDAAVAALNQAISTFREKVIPGALPELEKLVEDIVSYYKNNRRELTSWWELVALKGAGENLKDAVWTLPQWQSADFSTDKSPTDYAGRIMGLLAIGENPENWQGRNLVDELRNKQNATDGSFGSINNHIYAMLALDAAQASYDKNKAVGHLLSKQLNNGGFSLSTTADSDVTAMALSVLGQHKGMTGVDTGIQRAISYLKTAQLNSGGFASIFTSMGSENANSSAMVISSLVAVGENITGDSWMKNGKTPLHALISYKKEDHSFAFLPEGGTNQAATQQALIAIGDLLANEPVYWRLKEKQVSDNADLLDLRCSTGFLSPSFSSKTYQYTLYIGSDVSEITINPIKANTNAIMSINNKTVSDAFEKIEVPKEYPEENVIEIKIVAEDGTAINTYTVKVIRAKKVTIGENAAETIELSANEPVNILLDNTTATNFMKITELQNHSITLPFVQVNANSSIGNIEVVFPKNLQVTGTSNWDGSIQLPKVVSNQEVSISNGTVNAVVEIGFPAGRLEFDQGVRIVMPEQAGKSAAFVSANNSPVEIVTTLSEDTQAAANALPAGGIAKIDVDDDLVIWTKHFTKFIAYTSSNTGGGSGGNPVSDEIKVRVEIVGKNNKNHYSGGITLSKDKANPFEALKATGVSYRARDNNAYIEEIAGEKEDGTSTAGWKYKVGSIIPGIPATEYTLKDGDHLLWFWAEDYTSTSPGGGGAAATTQGEILLSKEIEESIMGAIKKLEEASKHKNFVKSIPIEELEATSIVIGKDQPMTESQRKALQSLLEENIVAITQKVEARKESIVTDEKNEIILKITKDAISKEEEITVKEMEKKENIVLPSTHQFLSSIYAFGPKGLIFNKPMYISIRVAIPEDVSYEDIVLARYHEDEEQWVALATVVDASTGTITGLVEDFSKFSVLVRKDATEELQEEEEEKAVLISFQDVDEENYSWAIKEIKYLVEKGVIKGVGDHRFEPARAVNRAEFTTLLVKVLGLDDNISYQGRFQDVREEDWYAIHVQAALEAGIISGLTENTFAPYDKLTREQAAVMMSKILGEREAIGTTIFKDNHQIASWAIDRVAQVVDRGIFRGFPDETFRSKEYVTRAESAVLIYKFLREREQSTIL, from the coding sequence ATGAGAAAAGAAAACGTTTTTCAATCGAATAAGTCACGATTATTTAGGTCTATTTCGTTTATACTGATGTTTTTATTGCTTTTTAATGGTCAGGTTTTAGCTAATAGTGATATAAGCCCTACGAGTACAACTGCATCAGAAACTGTGGCGGAAACTGTCTATGGAGAAGATATTATAGACAGTGGGGTGAATATGCTAGGTGCAGCGCAGGACAACTTAGAAAGGATTTCGAGACATCTTTCTTTAAGGGTAGAAGGAATAGGTGGTAATATATTTAGTGGAGAAGTTGAGGTAGAAACAATAGGTAGTATACCAACTGCTCTTGATGCTTTAAGCCAAGCATTAAGTAACGCAAGAATAGCATATGAAATAAAAGAAGGAACCTACGGATTGTATATTGAGTCTATCAATGGAGAAATAAGCGGCATGCTTGGCGGCTATGATGGATGGATGTTTTTAGTAAATAATGAAACAGCTGCAGTAGGTGCAGGAGAGTACATAATACAAGGTGGAGAAGAGATTGTTTTTTATTATGGTATGTTCCCTCCCGATACGCTGATTCCGATTGTGTCTATTGAACCAGCAAATCCGCAGGTGGGACAGGAGATAAGGGTGAAAGTAACCTCTAGTTATGAAGACTATAGTAACTGGCCGGATGTAGAAATAAAGTTGATGGCGGTGGAAGGCGCAAAAGTAGTTTTTAAGGATAAAGTGTATTTTACTGACGATGCTGGAGAGGCAGTGATACCAGCAATAGATGTCACTACAACAGGAAGCTATAGCATACGCGTAAGCAAGGATGTGGCTAATAGTTATCCACTTCTGGTAAGGACAGGGGATATTCCTATAACGGTAGGGGAAGGCTCAAGTGTGCCGCAAGTCAACAAAACAGCTTTGACAAATGCTATTGGAGAAGCTGAAAAATTAATAAGCAATGCTGTGGTAGGAGAAAATCCTGGCAATTACCCTCAAGCAGCGGTAAACCAACTACAAACAGTCCTCAACCATGCAACAACTGTAATAAATAGTGAAACCATAACACAAGCAGAAGTAGATGCAGCGGTGGCTGCACTAAATCAAGCAATAAGTACATTTAGAGAAAAAGTCATTCCAGGTGCGTTGCCAGAATTAGAAAAATTAGTTGAAGATATAGTGAGCTACTATAAAAATAATAGGAGAGAGCTAACTTCTTGGTGGGAGTTGGTGGCTTTAAAGGGAGCTGGTGAAAACCTAAAGGATGCTGTTTGGACTTTACCCCAGTGGCAGAGTGCAGATTTTTCTACCGATAAATCTCCAACAGATTATGCTGGGAGAATCATGGGATTATTAGCTATAGGAGAAAACCCTGAAAATTGGCAGGGAAGGAATTTAGTGGATGAGTTACGCAATAAACAAAATGCCACTGACGGTTCCTTTGGCAGCATAAATAATCACATTTACGCTATGTTGGCGCTGGATGCTGCACAAGCCTCTTATGATAAGAATAAAGCTGTAGGCCATCTATTGAGCAAACAGTTAAACAATGGAGGATTTAGCTTAAGTACTACTGCTGATTCAGATGTAACTGCTATGGCATTATCTGTTCTAGGACAGCATAAAGGAATGACGGGGGTTGATACTGGGATTCAGAGAGCAATAAGCTACTTAAAGACTGCTCAATTAAATAGTGGCGGTTTTGCTTCCATTTTTACTTCTATGGGAAGTGAAAATGCCAATAGCTCTGCTATGGTGATTTCAAGCTTGGTTGCAGTAGGAGAAAATATTACGGGTGATAGCTGGATGAAAAATGGTAAAACACCGTTACATGCCCTTATAAGCTATAAAAAAGAAGATCATTCCTTTGCTTTTTTACCAGAGGGAGGAACCAACCAGGCTGCTACACAGCAAGCCTTAATTGCCATCGGTGATTTATTGGCTAATGAACCAGTGTATTGGAGATTAAAGGAAAAGCAGGTCAGTGATAATGCAGATTTACTTGATTTACGCTGTAGCACTGGTTTCTTGAGTCCAAGTTTTTCTTCGAAAACCTATCAATATACACTGTATATAGGTAGTGATGTGAGTGAAATTACCATCAATCCTATAAAGGCAAATACAAATGCGATCATGTCGATAAACAACAAGACAGTAAGTGATGCTTTTGAAAAAATAGAGGTACCGAAGGAATATCCTGAAGAAAATGTAATAGAGATCAAGATTGTGGCGGAGGATGGTACTGCTATAAACACCTATACTGTTAAGGTCATCAGAGCTAAAAAAGTGACAATAGGTGAAAATGCAGCGGAAACCATAGAATTAAGCGCTAATGAGCCGGTAAATATATTACTTGACAATACAACGGCTACCAACTTTATGAAGATAACGGAGCTGCAAAACCATAGTATTACGTTGCCCTTTGTTCAAGTAAATGCCAATAGCAGTATTGGGAATATTGAGGTAGTATTTCCTAAAAACCTCCAAGTTACCGGAACAAGCAATTGGGATGGCAGCATTCAACTGCCTAAGGTCGTCAGCAATCAAGAAGTTTCTATTAGTAATGGAACAGTAAATGCTGTAGTGGAGATAGGGTTTCCTGCAGGTAGGCTAGAGTTTGACCAAGGGGTTAGAATCGTGATGCCAGAACAGGCAGGAAAATCAGCAGCTTTCGTAAGTGCTAACAACAGCCCTGTTGAGATAGTAACTACTTTAAGTGAAGATACCCAAGCGGCAGCCAATGCTTTACCTGCTGGGGGAATAGCAAAAATTGATGTAGATGATGACCTGGTTATTTGGACAAAACATTTTACAAAGTTTATCGCCTATACTTCATCCAATACAGGCGGAGGCTCTGGTGGTAATCCTGTGTCGGATGAGATAAAAGTAAGGGTGGAGATTGTCGGCAAAAACAACAAAAACCACTATTCTGGAGGGATTACATTATCCAAAGATAAAGCAAATCCCTTTGAAGCGTTAAAAGCCACAGGCGTTTCTTATCGTGCAAGAGACAACAATGCTTATATTGAGGAGATTGCAGGAGAAAAAGAAGATGGCACCAGTACTGCGGGATGGAAATACAAGGTAGGTTCCATCATACCCGGCATACCAGCCACTGAATATACATTAAAAGATGGAGATCATCTCCTTTGGTTTTGGGCTGAAGATTATACTTCTACTTCTCCAGGAGGAGGGGGAGCTGCAGCAACAACGCAGGGAGAAATATTACTTAGCAAAGAAATTGAAGAATCTATAATGGGCGCTATAAAGAAGCTAGAGGAAGCTTCAAAACATAAGAACTTCGTTAAAAGCATACCGATTGAAGAACTAGAGGCTACCAGTATCGTTATAGGTAAGGATCAGCCTATGACGGAGAGCCAGAGGAAGGCACTACAAAGTCTGTTAGAGGAGAATATTGTAGCTATTACCCAAAAAGTTGAGGCTAGAAAAGAAAGCATTGTAACAGATGAAAAAAATGAGATTATCTTAAAAATTACCAAGGATGCCATCAGTAAAGAAGAAGAAATCACAGTAAAGGAAATGGAAAAGAAAGAAAATATCGTTTTACCATCAACCCATCAATTCCTGTCTTCTATCTACGCGTTTGGACCTAAAGGATTGATCTTTAATAAGCCGATGTATATATCTATTCGCGTAGCGATACCAGAAGACGTAAGCTATGAGGATATTGTTTTGGCTCGGTATCATGAAGATGAAGAGCAATGGGTAGCACTAGCCACAGTGGTGGATGCCTCCACAGGAACTATTACAGGATTGGTAGAGGATTTTAGTAAGTTTTCTGTACTGGTAAGAAAAGATGCTACAGAGGAATTGCAGGAAGAAGAGGAAGAAAAAGCAGTTCTTATATCCTTCCAAGACGTAGATGAAGAAAACTATTCATGGGCAATAAAAGAAATCAAGTATCTTGTAGAAAAGGGTGTTATAAAGGGGGTTGGAGATCATCGCTTTGAGCCAGCTAGAGCAGTGAACAGGGCTGAGTTTACAACCCTATTGGTGAAGGTGCTGGGTTTAGATGATAATATAAGCTATCAAGGAAGGTTTCAAGATGTAAGGGAAGAGGACTGGTATGCGATCCATGTACAGGCTGCCCTAGAGGCTGGAATCATCAGTGGTTTAACGGAGAATACCTTTGCTCCTTACGATAAACTCACAAGAGAACAAGCAGCAGTAATGATGTCAAAGATTTTAGGTGAAAGAGAAGCGATAGGAACAACCATCTTTAAAGATAACCATCAAATAGCTTCTTGGGCGATAGATAGGGTAGCACAGGTTGTTGACAGGGGAATTTTCAGGGGATTCCCAGATGAAACCTTTAGATCAAAGGAATATGTAACAAGAGCAGAAAGTGCTGTTTTAATTTATAAGTTTTTAAGGGAAAGGGAGCAGTCAACGATTTTGTAA
- a CDS encoding RyR domain-containing protein, with the protein MKNKNIKIVVTGDICINSLQWITDPQNNEGFNWQTHLNMHNMLKPGESLLLSQLVELATGASILAPKIEDMALKLSREFLHSTAELNLFPKYDDRRNEEKVYRVKHFLGFTGPSSGIPKLLPIINDDENAAMVIIDDENNGFNLNTAFWPLAIQTPEKSPIILYKTNNPNGSSKLWKHLEMNHIENTIVVINSDDLRSKGVNISKSLSWEKTAQNFLWQINNSPNLAFLANCHHLIVPFGLEGAIYYRNDGIAESRLYFLPDEVEGGFVKENQGKMYGLTSCFVAGLAQSIASENADKASLSISINDGIRQGIVAAHKYFIEGFGENLEESPFPHPSIFIEDENHFIYKEHVQDVRIPCSSSTNCSSCWYILKDKSSANLAEIAYDIVKNGEGRVAKFIPIAQFGNLKTVDRVEIESYRSIKNLMWEYVSSKNTVRPLSIAIFGTPGSGKSFGVTEIAASIAPKLIKKLDFNLSQFRSPSDLINAFHRVRDYSLQGRIPLVFFDEFDSSFEGKLGWLKYFLAPMQDGVFREGEATHPIGKAILVFAGGTASTFKEFWGKNLTDENEQKQFLLEFKNAKGPDFVSRLRGYVNILGVNQTTDSRDQLFIIRRAMLLRSFLQRKVPHLINDKGEAQIDNGVLRALLKVPRYKHESRSMEAILEMSMLAQAKKWEQSHLPSREQLKLHVDEEQFLRHMMHDSFYSEKIENLAIAAHEKYISLYADNKEIDPNFVQPWQSLSEYLKDCSRDQAKHIPDALLKINYDIVSVKDKPPIKEFTDSELKILAAHEHTRWSLHRKEAGWKYGPVKDYKKKTEPALVSWDVLPHEKKIKLYEIVKIWPEILANANFAIEQLTFSRNCEALG; encoded by the coding sequence ATGAAAAATAAAAATATAAAAATCGTTGTAACAGGCGATATCTGCATCAATTCCCTTCAATGGATTACCGACCCTCAAAATAACGAAGGATTCAATTGGCAAACCCATTTAAATATGCACAATATGCTAAAGCCTGGAGAGTCTTTGCTTCTTTCTCAGCTTGTAGAATTAGCAACTGGTGCTTCTATTCTTGCCCCTAAAATTGAGGATATGGCATTAAAACTTTCAAGAGAATTTCTTCACTCTACTGCAGAGCTTAACCTTTTCCCTAAATATGATGATAGAAGAAACGAGGAGAAGGTGTATCGTGTAAAACACTTTCTTGGGTTTACAGGGCCCTCCTCAGGTATACCAAAACTTCTTCCTATCATCAATGATGATGAAAATGCTGCTATGGTTATTATAGATGATGAAAATAATGGGTTTAACTTAAATACAGCGTTTTGGCCTTTAGCCATACAAACTCCTGAAAAGTCACCAATTATTCTATACAAAACCAACAATCCTAACGGTTCTAGTAAGCTTTGGAAGCATTTAGAAATGAATCATATAGAAAATACAATTGTCGTAATAAACAGCGATGATTTACGTTCAAAGGGGGTGAATATCAGCAAAAGCCTTTCTTGGGAAAAGACCGCTCAAAACTTCTTATGGCAAATTAATAATAGTCCTAATCTTGCCTTTCTCGCAAACTGCCATCATCTTATTGTGCCCTTTGGTCTTGAAGGTGCCATCTACTATAGAAATGATGGCATTGCGGAATCTCGCTTATACTTCCTTCCTGATGAGGTTGAAGGGGGTTTTGTTAAGGAAAATCAAGGAAAAATGTATGGTCTTACCTCCTGCTTTGTTGCAGGTTTAGCACAAAGTATTGCTTCTGAAAATGCTGATAAGGCATCTTTATCTATATCCATTAACGATGGCATACGTCAAGGTATTGTTGCCGCTCACAAATACTTTATTGAAGGTTTTGGTGAAAATCTGGAGGAATCCCCCTTCCCTCATCCTTCGATTTTTATAGAGGATGAAAATCATTTTATTTATAAAGAACATGTGCAGGATGTAAGAATACCTTGTTCCTCCAGCACCAACTGCTCCTCCTGCTGGTATATTCTTAAGGATAAAAGTTCTGCTAATTTAGCGGAAATTGCTTATGATATTGTTAAAAACGGTGAAGGAAGGGTTGCTAAATTTATCCCTATCGCACAATTTGGAAACTTAAAAACTGTAGACCGCGTTGAAATCGAAAGTTATAGATCCATAAAAAATCTCATGTGGGAATATGTTTCCAGTAAGAATACCGTTCGTCCTCTTTCCATTGCAATATTTGGAACACCAGGCTCTGGAAAATCCTTTGGGGTAACTGAAATAGCTGCCAGCATTGCACCAAAATTAATAAAGAAGTTGGATTTTAATTTATCCCAATTTCGTTCACCATCAGATCTCATAAACGCCTTTCACAGGGTAAGAGATTACTCACTGCAAGGACGAATTCCTCTAGTATTTTTTGATGAATTTGATTCCAGTTTCGAAGGAAAACTTGGATGGTTAAAATACTTTTTAGCACCTATGCAGGATGGCGTTTTTAGAGAAGGAGAAGCTACCCACCCTATAGGAAAAGCAATTCTTGTATTTGCCGGTGGAACCGCCAGCACTTTTAAGGAGTTCTGGGGAAAAAATCTCACTGATGAAAACGAACAAAAACAATTCTTATTAGAGTTCAAAAATGCAAAAGGCCCTGACTTTGTAAGTCGTTTGAGGGGTTATGTCAACATTCTAGGCGTTAATCAAACCACTGATTCCCGCGATCAGTTATTCATCATTAGAAGAGCTATGCTCCTGCGGTCATTTTTGCAGCGCAAAGTACCCCATCTCATCAACGATAAGGGTGAAGCTCAGATTGACAATGGTGTATTACGGGCATTGCTTAAGGTTCCTAGATACAAACATGAATCAAGGTCTATGGAAGCTATCCTTGAGATGAGTATGTTGGCACAAGCAAAAAAATGGGAACAATCTCATTTACCCTCTAGGGAACAATTAAAGCTCCATGTAGATGAAGAACAATTCTTACGCCACATGATGCATGATTCTTTTTATAGTGAAAAAATAGAGAATCTTGCAATAGCAGCCCATGAGAAGTATATCTCTCTTTACGCTGACAATAAAGAGATTGATCCGAATTTTGTTCAACCATGGCAATCTCTGAGTGAGTATCTTAAAGACTGTAGTCGTGATCAGGCAAAGCATATTCCTGATGCCTTGCTGAAGATAAACTATGATATTGTTTCCGTTAAGGATAAACCACCGATAAAAGAATTTACAGATAGCGAGTTAAAAATTTTAGCTGCCCATGAACATACGCGATGGAGTCTACATAGAAAGGAAGCTGGTTGGAAATATGGTCCAGTGAAGGACTATAAGAAAAAAACAGAGCCAGCCCTTGTGTCGTGGGACGTGCTTCCTCATGAAAAGAAAATCAAGCTATACGAAATCGTCAAGATTTGGCCAGAAATTCTTGCTAATGCTAACTTTGCTATAGAACAGTTAACCTTTTCCCGCAATTGTGAAGCCTTAGGTTAA
- a CDS encoding DUF2284 domain-containing protein produces the protein MEGIQSKVDRFFPENKEIPVESIQIKEEMRKLCEKNQCGSYNKNWTCPPAVGSLEEGEKRIRKYTKFIIVYDVYELKSSFDLKGMMAGGKDFSDRLLKLKKDIGVGDDFMMLGAGGCRLCEKCAYIDGEKCRRPEDAIISCEAHGIDVMALMKHHGLKYNHGVNTVTFIGGVLYS, from the coding sequence ATGGAAGGAATACAGTCAAAGGTAGATCGTTTTTTTCCAGAGAACAAGGAAATACCTGTTGAATCAATACAAATCAAAGAAGAAATGAGAAAACTATGTGAAAAAAATCAGTGCGGAAGTTACAACAAAAACTGGACCTGTCCTCCGGCAGTAGGTTCTTTGGAAGAAGGGGAAAAACGGATCAGAAAGTATACGAAATTTATCATTGTATACGATGTTTATGAATTAAAAAGCAGTTTTGATCTGAAGGGTATGATGGCTGGTGGAAAGGATTTTAGTGATAGATTGCTAAAGCTTAAGAAGGATATTGGTGTTGGTGATGATTTTATGATGCTGGGGGCAGGGGGATGTAGACTCTGTGAGAAGTGTGCTTATATAGATGGAGAAAAATGCAGAAGACCGGAGGATGCTATTATTTCCTGTGAAGCTCACGGTATAGATGTTATGGCTCTGATGAAGCACCATGGACTGAAATATAATCATGGTGTAAATACTGTAACTTTTATTGGCGGGGTACTTTATTCATAG
- a CDS encoding ABC transporter ATP-binding protein, with the protein MSAIKLENIYKRYSNDVIAVDNFNLQISEKEFIVLVGPSGCGKSTTLRMIAGLESISEGSLYIGDQKVNDQPPKERDIAMVFQNYALYPHMNVYDNMAFGLKLKKYNKEEIKRRVKQAAVILDIENYLHRKPKELSGGQRQRVALGRAIVREPKVFLMDEPLSNLDAKLRAQMRTEISKLHKKLETTFVYVTHDQVEAMTMADRIVIMKEGVVQQIGKPSEVYDYPANMFVGGFIGSPPMNFIEGRLEKNRLILGQQQLAIYAVHQEGLKNYNDKKIILGIRPEDIHLTVNTNQDKFYESVEALIEVKEFLGSQLHLHCSVNATPIIAAIEVKNSFSAGENEKIQLKFDMEKVHFFDINTQERISG; encoded by the coding sequence TTGTCTGCTATTAAACTAGAAAATATTTATAAGCGTTACAGCAATGATGTAATTGCTGTTGATAATTTTAATCTACAGATTTCTGAAAAAGAGTTCATCGTTTTGGTAGGTCCCTCTGGTTGTGGTAAGTCCACAACTTTGAGAATGATTGCTGGCTTAGAAAGTATCTCTGAAGGAAGTTTATATATAGGGGATCAAAAAGTAAATGACCAGCCTCCTAAGGAGAGAGATATAGCTATGGTGTTTCAAAATTATGCCCTATATCCTCACATGAATGTATATGATAATATGGCTTTTGGTCTTAAGCTTAAAAAATATAACAAAGAAGAGATAAAGAGAAGGGTTAAACAAGCTGCTGTTATTTTAGATATAGAAAACTATCTTCATAGAAAACCTAAAGAATTATCAGGGGGACAGAGACAACGGGTGGCACTGGGGCGTGCTATTGTTAGGGAACCGAAGGTGTTTTTGATGGACGAACCTCTTTCTAATTTGGATGCTAAATTAAGGGCACAAATGCGTACTGAAATCAGTAAACTTCACAAAAAATTAGAAACAACATTTGTCTATGTTACCCATGATCAGGTGGAGGCTATGACAATGGCGGATAGAATTGTCATTATGAAGGAGGGGGTTGTACAGCAGATCGGTAAGCCAAGTGAAGTATATGATTATCCAGCAAATATGTTTGTCGGAGGGTTTATTGGTTCCCCCCCTATGAATTTTATAGAGGGAAGATTAGAAAAGAATCGCTTGATACTTGGACAGCAACAACTAGCTATTTATGCAGTTCATCAAGAAGGGCTAAAGAATTATAATGATAAAAAAATTATTTTGGGTATTAGACCAGAAGATATTCACCTGACAGTAAACACCAATCAGGATAAATTCTATGAAAGTGTAGAGGCATTGATTGAAGTGAAAGAATTTTTAGGTTCTCAGCTTCATCTTCACTGCAGCGTTAATGCTACCCCTATCATAGCAGCAATTGAGGTGAAAAATAGCTTTTCTGCTGGGGAAAACGAAAAAATTCAACTGAAGTTTGATATGGAAAAGGTTCATTTTTTTGATATAAACACCCAAGAGAGAATAAGCGGATAA
- a CDS encoding carbohydrate ABC transporter permease produces MMNFAIYFLALVWVIPLLWMVVTAFQPKHLATTLNFHIAFTLDNFIGAWGAAPFLQYYVNTFIIVFGILGIQIVTATLAAYAFARLEFRGKDIVFMLVLIQLMIPTDILIFPNYRVLAGLSLLDTKLGIMLPYFATAFGIFLLRQTFKSIPYELEEAAKLDGCNLVQRIWHIYVPLAKPTYIAFGLVSVSHHWNNFLWPLIVTNSVENRPLTVGLAIFAQSFETGAQWAEVTAATFLVIFPLLLAFFVFQRQFISSFMQSGIK; encoded by the coding sequence ATGATGAATTTTGCTATATATTTTTTAGCTTTGGTATGGGTGATACCACTGTTGTGGATGGTTGTCACTGCCTTTCAACCAAAGCACTTAGCTACTACTTTGAACTTTCACATAGCTTTTACATTAGACAACTTTATCGGTGCGTGGGGGGCGGCTCCCTTCCTTCAGTACTATGTGAATACCTTTATCATCGTATTTGGAATTTTAGGGATACAGATAGTGACGGCTACCTTAGCGGCCTATGCCTTTGCTAGACTAGAATTTAGAGGTAAAGATATTGTATTTATGTTGGTTTTGATTCAGTTAATGATTCCTACAGATATATTGATTTTTCCAAACTATCGAGTATTAGCAGGACTTTCTTTGTTGGATACGAAGCTAGGGATTATGCTTCCTTACTTTGCAACAGCCTTTGGTATTTTTCTACTGAGACAAACCTTTAAAAGCATACCTTATGAATTAGAAGAAGCAGCAAAACTAGATGGATGCAACCTAGTACAAAGGATTTGGCACATTTACGTGCCCTTAGCAAAACCGACTTATATTGCTTTTGGCTTAGTCTCCGTCAGCCATCATTGGAATAATTTTTTATGGCCTCTTATTGTAACGAATTCTGTTGAAAACAGGCCATTAACTGTAGGTTTAGCTATCTTTGCCCAATCTTTTGAAACTGGTGCACAATGGGCGGAGGTAACTGCCGCTACCTTCTTGGTAATTTTTCCACTGCTTTTAGCCTTCTTTGTTTTCCAGAGACAGTTTATCAGCAGTTTTATGCAGTCAGGAATTAAATAA
- a CDS encoding carbohydrate ABC transporter permease: MGLGNFRGMLEDEVFWKVLKNNIWFAAGTIPISMGMGMLMALVLNKAMVGRSWLRTFFFYPTVIPMIAIANIWLFIYTPEYGLLNHILSWAGMGRVNWLGNPNIVMWAMIIMVIWKESGFFMIFYLAGLQNISRELYEATEIDGASSITVFRKITFPLLMPTTLFIFIIALTNSFKLVDHLVIMTQGGPNNASNLLLYYIYETAFKFWDQGVASALTVIMLVIMVIIASIQFFGLDKKIYYS; encoded by the coding sequence ATGGGATTAGGAAATTTTAGAGGGATGTTGGAGGATGAAGTGTTTTGGAAGGTACTGAAAAATAACATATGGTTTGCTGCTGGTACTATTCCCATTAGCATGGGAATGGGTATGTTGATGGCTTTAGTACTAAATAAAGCGATGGTTGGTCGCAGCTGGCTAAGAACCTTTTTTTTCTATCCCACTGTTATTCCCATGATTGCTATTGCAAATATATGGCTCTTTATTTATACACCTGAGTATGGACTATTGAACCATATTCTTTCTTGGGCAGGCATGGGAAGAGTCAATTGGTTAGGAAATCCCAATATCGTTATGTGGGCTATGATTATCATGGTGATATGGAAGGAATCGGGTTTTTTTATGATTTTTTATCTAGCAGGATTGCAAAATATCTCTAGAGAACTATATGAAGCAACTGAGATAGATGGGGCTTCTTCTATAACAGTATTTAGAAAAATTACCTTCCCCCTATTGATGCCAACAACTTTATTTATTTTTATCATTGCCCTAACAAATTCCTTTAAGCTTGTGGATCATCTTGTGATTATGACACAAGGAGGACCCAATAATGCCAGCAATCTTTTGCTTTATTATATATACGAAACAGCCTTTAAGTTTTGGGACCAAGGGGTGGCATCAGCGTTAACAGTAATTATGCTAGTAATTATGGTGATCATTGCTTCTATTCAATTCTTTGGGCTAGATAAAAAAATATATTACAGTTAG